One window of the Cryptomeria japonica chromosome 7, Sugi_1.0, whole genome shotgun sequence genome contains the following:
- the LOC131049001 gene encoding E3 ubiquitin-protein ligase UPL3 isoform X3, whose product MERFSEDFLLGSSNSQLQSMLCTLQDKEADDITQIAALTNLCEILAMASEEFHVDSFIPILVGYLKQGNPEIKLLATRSLTYISDIFPWYCSNVVFEGAIPAMCEHLLTSYYLDLAEESVLALEKISRRRASNCLRDGAFMALLLNLDFFSSAIKKHALSTAANISLELSPSTIGLVIEEVPILLGVLSDPDAKMVEHACVCLSQIARAAAASQKNLEEISNYGLVAKAISLISVTNSVSGQASLSSPGFMAVIGLLSTCASASAVLAGQMIEMGISSILRDILNAGIVSQMTIPVFSNDSTNQLQKIVSFVNDLLPSVSNEKISLPTSDERDDRDNSAREKLFQEKPELLVQFGMNLFQLMIQIYGSSINAQVCRQCLKVISKLLYLSTPEILKPLLQETNISRFLAGILSGKDFEISLAALQMGEILIQKLPDIMFNMFMREGVFYAVGTLISTGSTVSGEDKTYTTWNTWSESEEESEEESEANQIEEIVSAHARQFKATYFVSNSGARATKGFRKLTNLCKKLDWVLCDLMGKSMKAKQSRVVYNSHYGLNGKFEGKAKQGMGISKRKSKRSCAVSYNNEIPSIIANILAELCQDDGVSTFEFVKSGVVASFLNYFAGRDLKRDKMIKADSIGHQLETIKRLETFVDISLPLIVHGKESPLTVLVRKLQDALSSEDFPIQLSQGPRSDNNDPLKVRLCRAQEERCLSSHPRNILYVEPFARIADIEDYLCRRLQINKTEITCTSSVAEPRTHVTTTEAAAEEISSARSRPSTTTENSTNSTPSKAGESVSSSVTADFNDTQIRIGVSMGDALEREPQLKHEQGGSIDEGLLEEPTSVCVMDGANGVLLRDPADASGIEGVPTIRASSICSKGSSRSREHPRLNFFIGGKLLDRSSTVYEAIQKSVQVEGDDPSHSDSEWINESIQDKVHKIRYKKTNTPRERNLTETHQMYATLMKLKNLRCIDKVLQGTLLYNIGEKDSTNDILLLLQILDEINKLAPCLRANSLSDAFAKGRLKSLDELKANGPTVPQREFFSGKLTPKLAYLLKDAEALATFGLPNWCNQLIENCPFLFPFEIRRQYFMFCASHKIPPDPYLRNNDAVRLPRLKVRVSRKRVLKAAAQVMHLCRGQKAALEIQYYNEVGSGLGPTLEFYTLISHELQSSKIGMWRTNAEESVQASLGLFPRPYSLHTESSDREKFQVIENFILLGFLMAKALQDGRLLDLPLSRAFYKLLLGNDLDLYDIKYFDIGLGTILQEMQALAARRQYLESMADDKSKEISSLHYRGAKIEDLCFDFTLPGFPDYPLKAGGSSIMVTIDNIDEYVSLAVDATIASGIMPQIEALRKGFNQVFPISTLQVFSEKELETLICGERDLWEQAEMLCDHIKFDHGYTAQCPFALDFLEIVAAFTPKLQRAFLQFVTGSPNLPPGGLSALNPKLTVVSKNPLNLTEAVAMDLPSAMTCANYLKLPPYSTKETMRDRLVYAITEGQGSFDLS is encoded by the exons ATGGAGCGATTTAGTGAGGATTTTCTTTTGGGAAGTTCCAATTCTCAGTTACAGTCTATGCTATGTACTCTACAAGACAAAGAAGCAGATGATATCACTCAAATTGCAGCTCTGACTAACCTTTGCGAAATTCTGGCTATGGCGTCTGAAGAGTTTCATGTGGATTCTTTTATTCCAATTTTAGTAGGGTATTTGAAGCAGGGGAATCCTGAAATAAAACTATTGGCTACTAGAAGTTTAACATACATCTCTGATATTTTCCCCTGGTATTGCTCGAATGTTGTTTTCGAAGGTGCGATTCCAGCAATGTGTGAGCACTTGCTCACCTCATATTACTTGGATTTAGCAGAGGAG TCTGTACTGGCATTGGAGAAGATCTCTCGCAGGCGTGCATCTAACTGCCTTCGTGATGGTGCTTTTATGGCGCTATTGTTAAATCTGGATTTTTTTTCTAGTGCTATTAAG AAACATGCATTGTCAACTGCGGCAAATATTAGCTTAGAGCTTTCACCATCTACCATTGGTTTGGTTATAGAAGAAGTTCCGATACTGTTGGGTGTTTTATCAGATCCTGATGCTAAG ATGGTAGAACATGCATGTGTGTGTTTATCTCAAATAGCAAGAgctgcagctgcttctcaaaagaATTTAGAAGAGATTTCTAACTATGGCCTGGTAGCCAAAGCTATAAGTTTGATATCTGTCACCAACTCAGTCAGTGGCCAGGCATCTCTTAGTTCACCAGGATTCATG GCTGTGATTGGACTGCTTTCAACATGTGCAAGTGCTTCTGCTGTATTGGCAGGGCAAATGATTGAAATGGGCATCTCTAGCATCCTTAGGGATATTCTTAATGCTGGAATTGTATCACAGATGACAATTCCTGTGTTTTCAAACGATTCAACTAATCAG TTGCAGAAGATTGTCTCCTTTGTGAATGATCTTCTTCCATCGGTATCCAATGAGAAAATTTCACTTCCCACCAGTGATGAACgtgatgatagagataactccgcTAGAGAAAAGCTATTTCAAGAAAAACCTGAGCTTTTGGTGCAATTTGGAATGAATCTTTTTCAACTTATGATTCAG ATATATGGTTCAAGCATCAATGCTCAAGTTTGCCGCCAATGTCTGAAAGTTATCAGCAAACTATTGTACCTCAGCACTCCGGAGATTTTGAAGCCATTATTACAGGAAACCAACATATCAAG ATTTTTGGCGGGAATTTTATCTGGCAAAGATTTTGAAATTTCACTTGCAGCATTACAGATGGGGGAAATTTTAATTCAGAAACTTCCGGACATTATGTTCAATATGTTCATGAGAGAAGGTGTTTTTTATGCAGTGGGTACACTTATATCTACAGGGAGCACTGTCTCAGGAGAGGATAAAACTTATACAACATGGAATACATGGTCAGAAagtgaagaagaaagtgaagaagaaagtgaagcaaatcaaatagaagaaattgtcaGTGCTCATGCAAGGCAATTTAAGGCTACATACTTTGTTTCAAATTCAGGGGCTAGAGCTACAAAAGGTTTTCGCAAGTTGACAAATCTTTGTAAGAAGTTAGATTGGGTCTTGTGTGATTTGATGGGTAAATCAATGAAGGCCAAACAGAGTAGGGTTGTATATAATAGTCATTATGGTTTAAATGGCAAATTTGAAGGCAAAGCCAAACAGGGTATGGGGATATCAAAACGAAAGAGTAAAAGAAGTTGTGCTGTCTCTTATAACAACGAAATACCATCAATCATTGCTAATATTCTGGCCGAACTATGCCAAGATGATGGCGTATCAACTTTTGAGTTTGTTAAAAGTGGGGTTGTGGCATCCTTTCTAAATTATTTTGCAGGCAGGGACTTGAAAAGAGATAAGATGATAAAAGCTGATTCCATTGGGCATCAATTAGAAACAATAAAAAGACTCGAGACATTTGTTGATATATCTCTTCCTCTGATTGTTcatggaaaagaatctcctttgaCGGTTTTAGTTCGGAAGCTGCAGGATGCACTTTCCTCCGAAGATTTTCCTATACAACTCAGTCAAGGTCCAAGGTCAGACAATAATGATCCTCTAAAAGTGCGGTTGTGTAGAGCACAAGAAGAAAGATGTCTGAGTAGCCACCCTCGAAATATTTTATATGTAGAGCCTTTCGCAAGGATCGCTGATATTGAAGATTATCTGTGTCGTAGATTGCAGATAAATAAAACTGAAATCACTTGTACTAGTAGCGTGGCTGAGCCTCGTACCCATGTAACAACTACAGAAGCTGCTGCAGAAGAAATATCCTCAGCAAGATCAAGGCCATCAACCACAACGGAAAATTCTACCAATTCTACACCATCAAAAGCAGGAGAATCTGTCTCAAGCAGTGTTACAGCTGATTTCAATGACACACAAATAAGAATTGGGGTTTCAATGGGAGATGCCTTAGAGAGAGAACCACAACTAAAACATGAGCAAGGAGGATCTATTGATGAG GGATTGTTGGAGGAACCAACTTCAGTTTGTGTGATGGATGGGGCGAATGGCGTTTTGTTGAGGGATCCTGCAGATGCAAGTGGAATAGAAG GTGTTCCAACAATAAGAGCATCATCTATTTGTTCAAAAGGATCCAGCAGAAGTAGGGAACATCCTAGGCTGAATTTTTTCATTGGAGGTAAACTGCTAGATAGATCATCAACAGTATATGAAGCAATTCAAAAAAGTGTGCAAGTTGAAGGAGACGATCCAAGTCATTCTGATTCAGAATGGATAAATGAATCGATTCAGGATAAAGTGCATAAAATTAGATATAAGAAAACAAACACACCGAGAGAGAGGAATTTGACTGAAACACATCAAATGTATGCTACACtgatgaaattgaagaatttgcgTTGTATTGACAAGGTTTTGCAAGGAACGCTCCTCTATAATATAGGGGAGAAGGATAGCACAAATGATATTCTATTGCTGCTTCAAATTCTTGATGAAATAAACAAATTAGCTCCTTGTTTGAGAGCTAACAGCTTATCTGATGCATTTGCAAAAGGGAGATTGAAAAGCCTAGATGAATTGAAAGCTAATGGTCCCACGGTTCCTCAACGAGAATTTTTTAGTGGCAAGCTGACTCCAAAGCTAGCATATCTGCTAAAAGATGCAGAGGCATTGGCTACTTTCGGTTTGCCAAATTGGTGTAACCAGTTGATTGAAAACTGCCCATTTTTGTTCCCATTTGAGATTAGAAGGCAATATTTTATGTTTTGTGCATCGCACAAGATTCCTCCAGATCCCTATTTGAGAAACAATGATGCTGTTAGGCTACCACGCCTAAAGGTTCGTGTTTCACGAAAGCGTGTATTAAAGGCAGCTGCACAAGTGATGCATTTGTGCCGAGGGCAGAAGGCTGCCCTTGAAATTCAGTATTATAATGAGGTTGGCAGCGGTCTGGGTCCAACTCTTGAGTTCTATACACTTATAAGTCATGAATTACAGAGTAGTAAAATTGGAATGTGGAGGACAAATGCAGAGGAATCAGTTCAGGCATCTCTGGGATTATTTCCTCGTCCTTACTCGCTTCATACAGAGTCTTCTGACAGAGAAAAATTTCAAGTGATAGAGAATTTCATCCTTCTTGGGTTTCTAATGGCTAAAGCTCTTCAGGATGGCCGACTTCTGGACTTGCCTCTTTCCAGAGCATTTTATAAGCTGCTTCTTGGGAAT GATCTTGATTTATATGATATCAAGTACTTTGACATTGGGCTTGGAACAATACTGCAAGAAATGCAAGCTCTTGCTGCTCGAAGGCAATACTTGGAGTCAATGGCAGATGATAAGAGTAAAGAAATATCAAGTTTACATTACCGTGGTGCAAAAATTGAAGACCTTTGCTTTGATTTCACCCTTCCTGGCTTCCCGGACTACCCTCTCAAAGCAGGAGGGAGCAGCATCATG GTTACCATAGATAACATAGATGAGTATGTTTCATTGGCTGTGGATGCAACTATTGCTTCAGGAATCATGCCACAAATTGAGGCCCTTCGAAAAGGGTTTAATCAG GTGTTTCCCATCTCGACTTTGCAAGTATTTTCGGAAAAGGAATTGGAAACTCTTATATGTGGGGAGCGTGACTTATGGGAG CAGGCTGAAATGTTATGTGATCACATCAAATTCGATCATGGTTATACTGCTCAATGTCCTTTCGCATTGGAT TTTCTTGAGATCGTGGCAGCATTCACACCAAAGCTGCAAAGAGCATTTTTGCAGTTTGTTACTGGTTCTCCAAACCTTCCTCCGGGGGGTCTGAGTGCTCTAAATCCAAAATTGACTGTTGTTAGCAAA AATCCGCTAAATTTAACAGAGGCTGTTGCTATGGACTTGCCAAGTGCTATGACTTGTGCAAATTACCTTAAACTTCCCCCATACTCAACCAAG gAGACAATGCGTGATAGACTGGTATATGCCATTACCGAAGGGCAAGGATCTTTCGATCTCTCATAA